From one Paramormyrops kingsleyae isolate MSU_618 chromosome 1, PKINGS_0.4, whole genome shotgun sequence genomic stretch:
- the asmt gene encoding acetylserotonin O-methyltransferase: MSSLDEAEYPQRILDYMEGFLISKTLFASCELGVFDFLLASQRPLSAAEVAEGLGTSRDGTERLLSACVGLQLLTAHRSHADGGTVLYSNTEMARMYLTKCSPRSLYHSILYSSSTLYLCWNYLTDAVREGRNQHERAFGVSSGDLFGAVYRSDEEMLSFMQLMNSIWNICGEDVVMAFDLSPFKTIYDLGGCSGALARRCLTAYPGCCVTIFDLPKVVRMSREHFISQEDEGISFFEGDFFRDPLPEADLYILARILHDWTDSRSLELLTKVYQRCKTGGGVLLVEALLHEDNSGPLTAQLYSLNMLVQTEGRERKTSEYAALLTAAGFAHIQVRRTGKIYDAILATK; encoded by the exons ATGAGTTCTCTGGACGAAGCGGAATACCCCCAGAGGATACTAGACTACATGGAAGGCTTCCTCATTTCCAAG ACGCTGTTCGCTTCCTGCGAGCTGGGCGTCTTTGACTTCCTCCTGGCCTCTCAGCGCCCCCTGTCGGCCGCAGAGGTTGCCGAGGGCCTGGGCACTAGTCGGGATGGCACGGAGCGTCTGCTTTCGGCCTGCGTGGGCCTGCAGCTCCTCACCGCCCACCGCAGCCATGCAGACG GCGGGACTG TCTTGTACAGCAACACGGAGATGGCGAGGATGTACCTGACCAAGTGCAGCCCGCGATCCCTGTATCACTCCATACTGTACAGCTCCAGCACCCTCTACCTTTGCTGGAATTACCTGACTGATGCTGTCAG GGAGGGCAGGAACCAGCATGAGAGAGCCTTTGGTGTCAGCTCTGGGGACCTTTTTGGGGCTGTTTACAG GTCAGATGAAGAGATGCTCAGCTTCATGCAGCTGATGAACTCCATCTGGAATATCTGCGGTGAAGATGTAGTCATGGCCTTTGACCTATCGCCATTCAAGACCATATATGACCTTGGGG GTTGCAGTGGAGCCCTGGCACGGCGATGTCTGACAGCTTACCCTGGCTGCTGCGTCACCATCTTTGACCTACCCAAGGTGGTCCGAATGTCCCGGGAACATTTCATATCCCAGGAGGACGAAGGGATCTCGTTTTTCGAAG GGGACTTCTTCCGAGACCCGCTCCCGGAGGCTGACCTGTACATCCTAGCCCGGATCTTGCATGACTGGACGGACTCACGGAGCCTGGAGCTGCTGACTAAGGTCTACCAGCGCTGCAAAACTG GTGGGGGCGTGTTGCTGGTGGAAGCGCTCCTGCATGAGGACAATAGCGGCCCGCTAACTGCCCAGCTGTACTCCCTCAACATGCTGGTGCAGACGGAGGGCAGGGAGAGGAAGACTTCGGAGTACGCAGCACTCCTCACCGCTGCGGGCTTTGCCCACATCCAGGTCCGGAGGACTGGCAAGATCTACGATGCCATCCTGGCCACAAAGTGA
- the akap17a gene encoding A-kinase anchor protein 17A, with protein MTTTIVHDTTEAVKLCPPYGLYLKPIAKMVVSVALPQLKQPGKSISNWEVMERLKAMVHPDQFSALRISKSTMEFIRFEGEVENKGMVKTFLSKLDSKSIKLSGFTDILKIRAAENKVDFPTRHDWDAFFRDAKDMNETLPGERPDTIHLEGMPCKWFAQKDAGADKPSESSVRAVFEGFGKIRNVDIPMLDPYREEMLDKNFHTFTFGGHLNFEAYVQYQEYAGFVKAMDSLRGMKLMFKGEDGKAVACNIKVTFDTTKHLSDLALKKRQLERQKLQELEKQREEQKRRERQEEERRREEERKQREQEEEEKERKREEKLRKREQKKKRETQKKVKKQQVEEQKKLHLKIAMEERKLLLAQRNLESIRLIAELLSRAKALKQQQREKEEAELARKQKAELARLQQLEERRRLQEAELRRVEEEKARALELQRKERELREKLLGNLLKKSVCSERQQEGPELPAPGTEPAAGPQLNGLAHSEGGQSPARVAVPREDGLSQGNRPQRECSREDGHERRRGRSHERQRSRSRQESSRKGSRGRREHSSDSSQSGQEHSRESSRNRRDYRREYSRESGHRRRECSRSRWERSRESSHRRRERSRSRREHSRASSHRRRERSRHRRERSRGRRGRSHSRSGSSCRRSGSSGSDSSLGHRRSSRERRHRGGRRDSRGRSRADHHRRGS; from the exons ATGACAACCACCATCGTGCACGACACAACAGAGGCAGTAAAACTTTGCCCTCCGTATGGCCTTTACCTAAAACCTATTGCCAAAATGGTGGTCAGTGTGGCCCTCCCACAGCTGAAGCAGCCGGGGAAATCCATCTCCAACTGGGAGGTGATGGAACGCTTGAAAGCTATGGTGCATCCGGACCAGTTTTCAGCTCTGCGCATCTCCAAGAGCACCATGGAGTTCATCCGCTTTGAAGGCGAAGTGGAGAATAAGGGCATGGTTAAGACCTTCTTGTCCAAGCTTGACAGCAAGAGCATCAAATTGAGCGGCTTCACAGACATCCTGAAGATACGAGCTGCCGAGAACAAGGTGGACTTCCCCACCCGACACGACTGGGATGCCTTCTTCCGGGACGCCAAGGACATGAATGAGACACTACCCGGGGAGCGGCCGGACACCATCcacctggaagggatgccatgCAAGTGGTTTGCCCAGAAGGATGCGGGAGCCGATAAACCCTCTGAGAGCAGTGTCCGTGCCGTGTTTGAAGGCTTTGGGAAGATACGTAACGTGGACATCCCCATGCTGGATCCCTACCGGGAGGAGATGTTGGACAAGAACTTCCACACCTTCACCTTTGGTGGGCACTTGAACTTTGAGGCTTACGTGCAGTACCAGGAGTATGCAGGATTTGTCAAAGCCATGGACTCCCTGAGGGGCATGAAGCTGATGTTTAAAGGGGAGGACGGCAAGGCTGTGGCATGTAACATCAAG gtgacaTTTGACACAACCAAACACCTGAGTGACTTGGCACTGAAGAAGAGACAGCTGGAGAGGCAGAagctgcaggagctggagaagcagaGGGAGGAGCAGAAGCGAAGGGAGAGGCAGGAGGAAGAGAGACGCCGGGAGGAGGAACG GAaacagagggagcaggaggaggaggagaaggagcgtAAGCGGGAGGAGAAACTGCGCAAGCGGGAGCAGAAGAAGAAGCGGGAGACTCAGAAGAAGGTAAAGAAGCAGCAGGTGGAGGAGCAGAAGAAGCTGCACCTGAAGATCGCCATGGAGGAGCGGAAACTCCTTCTGGCCCAGCGCAACCTAGAGTCCATCCGGCTCATCGCCGAGCTGCTGAGCAGGGCCAAG GCTCTGAAGCAGCAACAGCGGGAGAAGGAGGAGGCGGAGCTTGCCCGTAAGCAGAAGGCGGAGCTCGCAAGGCTGCAGCAGCTGGAAGAGAGGCGGCGCCTCCAGGAGGCCGAGTTGCGCCGCGTGGAGGAGGAGAAGGCCCGGGCCCTGGAGCTGCAGCGCAAGGAGAGGGAGCTGCGGGAGAAGCTGCTGGGAAACCTCCTGAAGAAGAGTGTCTGCTCTGAGAGGCAGCAGGAGGGGCCCGAGCTGCCCGCCCCGGGCACCGAACCCGCAGCTGGGCCGCAGCTCAACGGCCTCGCACATAGCGAAGGAGGCCAGAGCCCTGCTAGAGTTGCTGTGCCCAGAGAGGATGGGCTGTCTCAGGGAAACAGGCCACAACGGGAGTGTAGCCGGGAAGACGGCCACGAGCGCAGACGAGGGCGCAGCCATGAAAGGCAGCGCAGCCGAAGTAGACAGGAAAGCAGTCGCAAGGGCAGTCGTGGCAGGCGAGAACATAGCAGTGACAGCAGCCAGAGCGGACAGGAGCACAGTCGTGAAAGCAGCCGGAACAGACGTGACTACAGACGGGAGTATAGTCGCGAAAGTGGCCACAGACGGAGGGAATGCAGCCGGAGCAGATGGGAGCGTAGTCGCGAAAGTAGCCATAGACGGAGGGAACGCAGCCGGAGCAGACGTGAGCACAGCCGTGCAAGCAGCCATAGGCGGCGGGAACGCAGCCGGCACAGACGTGAGCGCAGTCGCGGACGGCGAGGGCGCAGTCACAGCAGATCGGGAAGTAGTTGTAGGCGAAGTGGGTCGTCCGGGTCCGACAGCAGTCTGGGTCACAGAAGGTCCAGCAGGGAGCGCAGGCATCGTGGGGGTCGCAGGGACAGTAGAGGGCGGAGCAGAGCAGACCACCACCGGCGTGGCAGCTAA